In the Fundulus heteroclitus isolate FHET01 chromosome 23, MU-UCD_Fhet_4.1, whole genome shotgun sequence genome, CATATAGGCCGACTGCTGCTAAGCGGAAAAAGATGTACGAATGTTTATcctaaagggaaattaaattttGATGTAATTCGTATTATTTCCAATTATTCACAGAGATACTGGATTGTTCAATAACATACATTGTTGACTTATCTACAGAGATTGTTCCAAGATGGAAGAGGAACTATGTGATGAAGCTGACCGAAATCAACCAGCTCAGGTATGATCCTTTTTTGAATACCAAATCAGTAGGCAGATTGGTGGTGTGTCTGTAATGATGAGGGCGCTGCAAAGGTCTGCAGTTTTCAAGACATgtagtaaatacaaaaaaaattagtcAAATGTCTCGATTTGGTGGTTGTTCCATGTTCCTAACCTCACCTATGGGAAGCAGCCTCACTACTAGGCACTAACCTCAGACATGCATAAGATAATGTATAAACATTGTGAAATACTTACACAAGAGTTACAATGTTGCCACATTAATGACAAAGTATTAAGTTCAGCTAATTATACAAGCTATGCCAATATAAagtctttgttttcatttttagatcCGGATCACATCAACAGGACTCACTCATTGAAGATGAATCACAGTAAGTGACAGAAATTTGTACTCTTCTATATTTGAACAACAGTTCTCGCCTCAAGTAAAGAAACTgtgcgttgtttttttttttttttgtttttttgttttgtggttaGACTGGACAGGGATCTTCGAATAATTGAGAGACACCATGCTGTAAAACGAAGATGGGTCCCTTCGGATGACATTTTCCAGAGAACACTGAGAGATGTTGACCAGGAACTTAGAGGTCAGCTGATACAACGAGCACAAAATGAAGCAAGGGAGAGGGCCACTCTTCTGAACCTGAAAAGAAGATATAATGGTAACGCTACTTCTTTTCTAGACTGTATGGTCATTAGCAAAATTGAAGCTAAAAGGTCTTGTGGTTGAATCCCAGCATGTGGTAAACCTAAATTTAATCTTTATGTTATCCCTGCATCATGCATATGTTCACTCTGGGTACTTAAGCTTCTTTATGCAGTGTAAGAAGTGACTGGTTTATTCCAACTTGTCCTTTGTCATGGGTATGTGCTTTTGATGTGTATGGTTATTTATCTTTGGTGTATGAATATGTTTCTTGGGTGTATCCTGTTTTTCACCTAATGCCCGTTGTAAATAGGCACAGATAAGTGAGTATTGTAatacatccattttctaatgGACATTCAATGATCTTATGCATTACTGCAGATATTAAGTCACTGTAAGAACTATCAGTCTTTATATTCTGAGGATAACTTTTTAAGAGTACaattaaaatatcattaaaTTATTGGCAGTAATAGATTTTGACCTACAAACTGAGATTTCCTTATGCGAACTTTAGTGTCATGTTGAATATCTTGTGTAGAATTGGCTGCCACTACTTGTGTTCACAAAATCCAAATTGAGATAAACACTATTTCAGATGTTGactttttattatgtttaacATACTTCAATAAATCACTATTGTATCATGTTTTCATATTGTGttgattgtattatttttactagtatttatatttcttctttctttacaGATGGACAGGGAGTTGCTATAAGGCTGTCCAAGCAAGTGAATGCCTGTAACAGGAAACTGAAGAACATTGTTACAGAGTACAATAATCTGCAGTGGCCTCCACAAACTGGCATCTTTCCATCACATTTAGAATTTCTAGAATTATGTGATGCCTCCTCCCAGCTGTACACATTGTTTGATGAACAAGTGAGTAGAATTGATCTAAAGGTTTTATTCAACTTTCTACATGCTGTTATTCACTTTATGTTGCTACTATGCTTTAACAAGGTTCCACTTGCAATTGTTCTCTTATTTTAAAGATTGAAGATCATGGTGTTGTTCCAAAGAACCTAAAAAGTCGAGCAATAGAAGCCCTGCATTTGAAGACTAGAGCAACTGAAGAAAGCTTCTACTTAAGAGAGAGATGAACACTGTCATTCTTCACCTTCATCAACAACATGGACATTTAAGTTCAGCTATAAATGATACTGCAGATCCTGGTTCAAAAGCTGTACttcatcaaaacattatcatgttagaaaagaaaatgtacagTGCAATGAACATGTTCAAGAGGTTTATCGAAGTTGGTGCCCCTCCTCCAAATCATCACCTACCAGAGTTTAACTCTTATTCTCAAGCACTTATGTCTCCAGATCTACATTACATAGACTATGATGAAAGCATTGACGATGGAGAGGATGAAGGGGATGATGACGACAATGTTGAGGAAGGAGAGAACAGCATAGATTGTGAATCATCTTTATGATTTATGGCCACTTACTGTCCTATGTGAAGAGCACATATTCCAGTATAAAAAGTTCATTGTTTGTTGATTGTcatataagctttttttttctaacatctCAGTTTATTGCTTTTGATATTGTTGAGACATATCTGTTTTTCAAGTCAAGCTATATATAATCAAGGGCATTTTAGTTTTACTCATTACAGCTTGGTactctttttttcacatttattaatgttcttgttCAGGATGACATTGTTAATGACTAAAATTCATTTACAGTTTGATTTTAACTCTTAATTTTGAGATGCTGGATAATCTGCTTTACATAATATCTTTAAATTTGagcacaacaacaaaataactaaaacGTAGTGGACAAAAATTTTATGATGTTCATATTTGAGAAATATTTGACTGTTATCCAAGAATAACATTATTTTGAAGGGCACTACTCTGTATTAAAAATTCATTAAGAGCTATGTCAGTGTTTCTGTGATATTTCAGACAGATTTCAAAACTTACAATATGGACTATTTGGAGCCTGTGTAGGGGCTTACAAACTGGTTGATTTGATTTACCTTCCTGATTTTAGTAAGAATGCCAGCAGCACCATAATGTATCATCTGCAGTTGGATGATTACTACTTTTTTAGGAGACCCCTCACACCAGCATCCAGGTTGAGTGTTTGCTATCTAAGCGCTCCTTCCACTGCTCCACCACTCATATGGCTGCACAGACTAGTGAGAATTATCTCACTGTTAGATTAGCATTTAGTTTTGCAACTGTAAGGACATGTACATTCCTGGTTGTTTAAAAGTAGAGCAGTTATTATTAGTGTTGATGTTTGCGTTTTTCAGGAGGGCAACGCGCATATTGACGTCCTTCACACCAGATATTACATTAAAATTTAAGCACACAGCAGGACGGATCAGGCAGGAATATAAAGACAGAGTCTGAATAACATCAACTGTATGTCAGAAAATTCTGACATGTAGTCTTATGTGATTTGTCTCtgcttacataaaaaaaatatatgggcCACTATGGAAAATGGTGACAAACCATTTTGGGACCTATACTGTCTGCCCTCTTTTTTCCCTTATGGGGCCCACCTAGGTATGACATAACTGTTTGTAACCTACCTGAGAAAGCGGCAACATACAGTCATATGAAAAAGTTTGGGCACCCCTATTAATCTTaatcatttttatatataaatatttgggTGTTTGCAAAAGCTACTTCAGTTTGATATATCTAATGGACACAGTAATATTTCAGTATTGAAATGAGGTTTATTGGACTAACAGAAAATGTGCAGTATGCATTGACAGAAAATTTGACCGGTGCAAAAATATGGGCACCTCAACAGAAAAGTGACATTAATATTTATTAGATCTGCCTTTTGCAAAAATAACAGCCTGTAGTTGCTTCCTGTAGCTTTTAATGAGTTCTTTGATCCTGTATGAAGGTATTTTTGACCATTCCTCTTTACAAAACAATTCCAGTTGAGTTAAGTGTGATGGTTGCCAAGCATGGACAGCCCGCTTCAAATCATCCCAGATGTTCAATGATATTCAGGTCTGGACTGGGATGGCCATCCAGAACATTGCAATTGTTCCTCTGCATGAATGCCTGAGTAgatttggatcattgtcctgctgaaataTCCATCCCCAGCATAACTTCAACTTCGTATCAGCTTCTTGAACATTATTCTCAAGAATCTGttgatattcaattcaattttttcaattcaattttatttatatagcgccaattcatgaaacatgtcatctcaaggcactttacaaagttaagttcaatcatattatacagattgggtcagattatacagattgatgcaatcaactggttttcttaaataggaacatttttgaccaaagtcccgacaagcagcattcactcctggggaagcgtagagccacagggagagtcgtctgcattgtacatcgctttgctgcaatccctcatactgagcaagcatgaagcgacagtggaaagaaaaaactcccgttagcgggaaggaaaaacctctagcagaaccgggctcagtatgaacggtcatctgcctcgaccgactggggttacagaagacagaacagagacacaacaagagaaacaaaaagcacagaagcacacattgatccagtaatctgttctacattagatggtaatagtcaGTGAtctgtcctccctggatgatttcacagtcaacagaacgtcagaccagatgtacctactatgaagaaaaaagagagagaacaaaaagttaaaagctgaaatgacaagagtCATCTCAATGATATTGAGTTTAATCCATGTGACCCTCAACTTTAACAAGATTCCCAGTACCAGCATTGGCCACAcagccccaaagcatgatggaACCTCCACCAAATTTTACAGTGGGTAGCAAGTGTTTTTCTtggaatgctgttttttttctccacgcCATGCATAATGCCTTTTTTATGACCAAACAACTCAGTCTTTGTTTCTTCAGTCCACAGGACCTTATTCCAAAATGAAGCTGGCTCGTCCAAATGTGCTTTTGCAGACCTCAAGCGGCTCTGTTTGAGGCATTGCTGAAAAGGGTTCTTTTGCATCACTCCTATACAGCTTCTCCTTGTTAACACATACTATCTGTAATAGTGCAGCTAAActaaatatgaggaaaaaagtgAAGCCCTGATCATAGTTTAATACACTACACACTACAATTACACTCTCAATGACCATATACATTACTTTATAACAGCCTCGCAATTAACGTTCAATGTTTGAAATGGAATGCGCCCCACCATTGACAAACGGAGCCTTATTGTTGCGGCAAACGTCCAATGTTTGAAATGGAATGCGCCCCATCATTGTAACGGAGCCTTATTGTTGCGGCACACGTTCAATGTTTGAAATGGAATGCGCCCCACCATTGACAAACGGAGCCTTATTGTTGCGGCAAACGTCCAATGTTTGAAATGGAATGCGCCCCATCATTGTAACGGAGCCTTATTGTTGCGGCACACGTTCAATGTTTGAAATGGAATGCGCCCCATCATTGACAAACGGAGCCTTATTGTTGCGGCAAACGTTCAATGTTTGAAATGGAATGCGCCCCATCATTGACACACGGGGCGATGTCATGATTAACCTCACCAGTCTGAGTGGGTAGCAAATTCTGTTAAAgtaattaaatcagattttccAGTCATAAATTGAAATTATCAGACAGAATGAAATCCTAATGTCAAATCATATTAATAGTTTTCATTAAGCGGCAAAAAGTTTGTAACTGGTCACGTGGCGTGTCACCCATTGATAACCAATAGTAACATGTGATGTTGTGGAACTACTGCATCCCACACTGGGATCTTCTCCAGCTGTGTCCTATCAACATGCCTGTCCTAACGATTTCGCGAAGGGAGAAAGTGCCTTTACCTGAACGTGTCGTCTTCTAACCTGgtcaatttgtttatttaaaaggaaagatCTTACTCATTCTCTGTGCTACCATGTGAAAATTTTTGAATTGCAATAGTAATGAGTTCAGCTAACATGCTCACTGATGTGTTCGTTTGATACCCAAATGTTTGTTACTATTTAAAGCACTCACATTTGACAGAATATCTTTTCAATACAAAAGCTTTTATTGAACATTGCACATTTATCAATTGTTTAAGACAAACTACAGGAAATGCTAACATTGAAAGACATAACAAGGCTCAACTTCTAGGGGGTCTGACAATGACGACACAAGTTTTTCTTGAATCCACATGCCAGGTGTGACCACTGCTCACATGTGTTGCAACGTCGCCACTCACGCCACTTCttcttggcattttttttatcatcactgAACAGACAGTGGCAGATGTTGCAAACATCCGTAGTatctaaataaagaaaaataagtcaTTTATTGACAAATGtagtttaaaaaacataaaagaagcaTAATgccttaatttatttaaatgcatacCATGTGTAGTCGGTTCTCTTGACAGCACTTCCGTCAAACCCATAGGCTCTGTTACGCTCCGCTCATCTAAAGAAGAATTAACAGTTTAGTTGCAATGTGATCTCAAGGTAGGTCACACCTTCAAGTAATGTTTAACATATTATACTTTATACGGGAATATGTTGAACTCAAGCGTTACTATCAGTTCTGTGTAAACagcatatttaaacatattgaaACAGTTTTgttattaatactttttatttttattcattgtcGTCAAAATTAGGGCCCTGAGGATGGGCATCCTGCCTGTTTTAGTTCTCTCACCGGTGGAAGTTACAAACTTTTCATCATGTCAACCTATTCATAGGCCTTGCATTAAACCAGGAACAGAACTAAGAAATGCAAGGTGCTGGCCATTGAGGAACAATTTTGGGAACCCCTAGTTTAAGCTATTGGTTAATGTGATTTGTATGTAATTatttctgcaatttttttttatgttgaaaacaAATTATTGCCTGCTCATTCATTAGTTCCGTAATTTGAGATGTCTTCTACTTCCTTAAAGTTAAACAAGTGATGCAAGATAAGCATCTATGCTTTAGTTCTGTACTACTGTATTTTGTGGTACATctaatttaataatttctttaatgtttGCATGTGTAATTAAAGCTGGAAATGTGGTTCATGTACATAGGGAATGAgagttttctgtgttttgttgtgtGACTGATGGTCTCCACCTCAAGTGGTTTGAATAAGCAATAAAACATAACCAAACATAGTGTTGCAAAGTATTCGGAAATATGTCAGCTGTGAGACCAGCGGCAACTATTACTTTTAAAAGCTCACAATATTTCTGTATTCCGCATTTGTGAATGTGACTATTGTTCAGAGGGAACATCAGCTGTTGTGAGACTTGCCAACTTGCTAATTGTCACAACTACATTTGTTCAACAGTCTTAGCATGAGAAACGCATCACATGCACTATATTACACAGAAATTTTTGTACAACCACAATATCAATGCCGAGATGAATCTTGCAGACATTGACAGTACAGCTATAATCCGACTATACATAATAGCCATATAGAACATTTTGAAAGGTGTTACATCCTCACTAATAAGATCACCCAATACACGTACCCCAAAGCGTATGTGATTTATCTAAGTTTGGAATATTTATAATTTCTTAAACATATCTGGAGTGACAGATTGACCTAAAGACAAAGCTGGACTCCCCACACTTTTTGTATCTGAAAACCTATAAATCATCCGGAATACATATTTTCCTAAGGAAGACCAGACATATTTTGTTACCGAGGGTGGAGTGCACTTTGTAATATATCCACATAACATACATAACAACATTGTAATGGAGGACATTCAGGATAGACATGCAACGAACTTACCATTTGCACACATTCCATTCAAAATGTCTTCCACAGTTGGTGTCCTAATTGTCCTCCCGGGGTCTgatacaaagaataaaatataattattgaaattttttttccaacatatcTTCAATATGAGtacaataaaatgcaatatCAAAACTTGAAGTACAAGTATCCAGGACATGGCTTAAACAGTATTTCTCAAGTACACATTTTGAAGTGTAAATGATTAAAGGTTTTCTTAAGGCTAATATTAATCAACACAACATTgtactttattaattttaatgaaCGAAAGGACAATTTCCCATACTCCAGGGTATATTTGTTTCGTTTCTCGTTGTAAGTTGgcatctgcaaagtttttaCAGTAACTAATCCATCACAGACCATAATTGCAAATAACTAAGCAGGTATATGTTGTGATACACTGAATAGAATTGTCACAGGGAAAGAGATTATTTCTAATATAAATCTGATATAAAAACCATATATACAATTTCAAATGGAATTGTATGATTAAaacaagtccaaaaaaaaacctattaCATGGAAAGGGATACTGAATGCAGTCCTTCCAATAAGTGTATTTGAAAGTCATAGGTATAATCTTCTACTTAACACCAGTAGAATGTAATAAGGAATACAAACCACCTTcactatgagaaaaaaaacactgtgttTATAAAGTTCAATCTGAAGACATACCATTTGCAGTTATCACCACTCCAGTGTCAGATGTTACAACTGATTCTTCAACAGTCTTTTCATCTGAAGAGAAAATTGAAATTAGTAGTGTGAATGCTGCATGCATTttgtttgtataaaaataattattgcaCTGTCAATACATTAATTATAATACATGCTCTTTGTTGTCAGAGGAACACAATAATGCCTTCGTCAGCTCAGAAGTttgaaagcaaaaagaaaaaacaaaaaaaacgaggAAGGATGATCTTTCTGCTAAAGTATTACTTTCCATCATCCGTGTTCTTTCAGCAAACATTTGAGACAGaaatggtttttgtttgttttccacttTACCTGCCATAGAAAGTATTCGTAAACGTTTGTCTGTTATCCTTCAACTCATGTGACCATACTAGCCGAGGAGATGCAAcgttaaaaacaataaacattgtCTTGTACAAAACAATGGAGCAACTACAAATAAAGAAAGACTTTTTTGTCCGTTTATTTCTAAAAGGACAAAAAGTGTGTCTGTCAGAAGCTATTGCAGACACGCCATTATAGTACGCAAGTATAGTTATTTAGAAGTTTGACTACATTATACTAGATGAGTATGACAAAATGTTAAGGTGATTATGACAGTAGTGCTAAACAATAAACTTAAGTGAATAGCACAATTCATGGGGCGCAGCAGTTTGAGCGAGTGTATAAAGACAGACTACAGAACTCATGCGGCCTTCCAGACTTTGACTCTGATCCTTGGATCCTTTACCAAATGCTTTTCCCAAAACATATGCTACTTTTGGATTCTGCTCTttaaatacttcaaattaaagTCTAGCAGTGCAAAAGGAATGACTAAATATAAGaacataaaattatgaaaataaccTCTCAACAACAGACCACCCCATTGCATGATTACAAAGTACGTTTTTACCGGATCACTTCCATTTAAATATAATCTATCAACATTTATGCTCAAACACTTACTAATTTTAAAGGAAATGTTCGCCGcattatttaaaatgacttCTAACTGTTTACGTCCATAGTGGCATGGTTTTTTGAGAGTGATGCCATCAGGTAGACCAAAAGCGTTGATAATTATGCTT is a window encoding:
- the LOC118557476 gene encoding uncharacterized protein LOC118557476 translates to MTPSHRLDLLTDALLYYGRRKSADLDVQLLQRWDKAEKIASIAEEEISAVLKESPISISEHDLQQWMETQRHVAQAAHLKTRDKEIVPRWKRNYVMKLTEINQLRSGSHQQDSLIEDESQLDRDLRIIERHHAVKRRWVPSDDIFQRTLRDVDQELRGQLIQRAQNEARERATLLNLKRRYNDGQGVAIRLSKQVNACNRKLKNIVTEYNNLQWPPQTGIFPSHLEFLELCDASSQLYTLFDEQIEDHGVVPKNLKSRAIEALHLKTRATEESFYLRER